One genomic region from bacterium encodes:
- the pyrF gene encoding orotidine-5'-phosphate decarboxylase, with the protein MTAGISPRPAGAPLDPARCAVALDTDDLDRALELARVLRPWFGIAKVGLELFGAVGPRAVQSLRDEGFEVFVDLKLHDIPNTVGRAARALGSLGARYVTLHAAGGGDMLRAGAEGLAEAARAAGSEPPVALAITVLTSDSVAAPELLAQRARAAAAAGCGGVVCATADLPAIRAAAPDLLRVVPGIRSRGASADDQARVATPAGAVAAGADVLVIGRPVTAVGDPAAAAAALLAG; encoded by the coding sequence GTGACGGCGGGCATCTCGCCGCGGCCGGCGGGCGCACCGTTGGATCCCGCCCGCTGCGCGGTCGCACTTGACACCGACGACTTGGACCGGGCGCTGGAGTTGGCGCGGGTTCTGCGTCCCTGGTTCGGCATCGCCAAGGTGGGCCTCGAGTTGTTCGGCGCTGTCGGGCCCCGCGCCGTGCAGTCCCTGCGCGACGAGGGATTCGAGGTGTTCGTGGACCTGAAACTGCACGACATCCCCAACACGGTCGGTCGGGCGGCCCGCGCCCTGGGCAGCCTCGGGGCTCGCTACGTCACGCTGCACGCCGCCGGCGGTGGGGACATGTTGCGGGCGGGCGCGGAGGGACTCGCCGAGGCGGCGCGCGCGGCGGGTTCCGAGCCGCCGGTGGCACTGGCCATAACCGTGTTGACCAGCGATTCGGTGGCCGCGCCGGAGTTGCTGGCCCAGCGCGCCCGCGCTGCCGCCGCGGCCGGCTGCGGCGGGGTCGTGTGTGCCACCGCCGACCTGCCTGCGATCCGGGCGGCCGCTCCGGACCTGCTGCGCGTCGTGCCCGGGATCCGCTCCCGCGGCGCCTCCGCCGACGACCAGGCCAGGGTGGCGACGCCGGCCGGGGCGGTCGCGGCAGGTGCCGACGTCCTCGTCATCGGACGTCCGGTGACCGCCGTCGGGGACCCCGCTGCCGCTGCGGCAGCCCTTCTCGCCGGTTGA